The proteins below come from a single Chondrinema litorale genomic window:
- a CDS encoding transposase family protein, whose protein sequence is MPSYAYHGRYYDLSILRNEFDAGRGLWFGEHEVHVDFGYLGLDKDYGFKKLSIPYKKKRNKTLTEQQQTANSEKSQFRVIVENSIAGLKRYRFLSDRLRCRKMSFYNKVIGLCAGLWNFLVTY, encoded by the coding sequence ATACCTAGTTATGCTTATCATGGCAGATATTATGACTTAAGTATCTTACGTAATGAATTTGATGCGGGAAGAGGACTTTGGTTCGGTGAACATGAAGTGCATGTTGATTTTGGATACCTAGGTTTAGATAAAGATTATGGATTTAAGAAGTTGAGTATCCCATATAAGAAAAAACGAAACAAAACTTTAACGGAACAACAACAAACTGCCAATAGTGAAAAAAGTCAATTCCGTGTCATAGTTGAGAATTCCATTGCAGGATTAAAACGGTATAGATTCCTATCTGATAGATTACGATGTAGGAAAATGTCTTTTTACAATAAGGTCATTGGATTATGTGCAGGACTATGGAACTTTTTAGTAACTTATTGA
- the tnpA gene encoding IS66 family insertion sequence element accessory protein TnpA has translation MYTSKEMFPVVEDWLSSGLNQKAYSLQHNLPLHILPYWVSRYRKLRSESAPKEKSTKFIAVNYEKPMLQGVEIEFPNGIILRFSQAVSPTYLHQVLKLCSD, from the coding sequence ATGTACACTTCCAAAGAAATGTTTCCAGTAGTTGAAGACTGGTTGTCTAGCGGATTGAATCAAAAAGCATATAGTCTACAACATAATTTACCACTTCATATCTTACCCTACTGGGTGTCTCGTTACAGAAAGCTAAGGTCTGAATCAGCTCCAAAAGAAAAATCAACAAAGTTTATTGCTGTAAACTATGAAAAGCCAATGCTTCAAGGCGTAGAAATAGAATTCCCCAATGGCATCATCCTCCGTTTTTCTCAAGCTGTATCACCTACTTATTTACACCAAGTATTGAAGCTATGTTCGGATTAA
- the tnpB gene encoding IS66 family insertion sequence element accessory protein TnpB (TnpB, as the term is used for proteins encoded by IS66 family insertion elements, is considered an accessory protein, since TnpC, encoded by a neighboring gene, is a DDE family transposase.): protein MFGLNSQQRFFLCDQPADMRKGFDGLSGLVENYMGQKIYSGDAFIFLGKRLDRLKILVWEPSGFILYYKRLESGTFKLLTGKSSSIYLSYSEFSLLLDGLEVSVTRRRKRYEKPLE from the coding sequence ATGTTCGGATTAAATTCCCAACAACGTTTCTTTCTGTGTGATCAACCGGCGGATATGCGCAAGGGCTTCGATGGATTGAGTGGTTTGGTAGAAAACTATATGGGACAAAAAATCTATTCTGGAGATGCCTTTATATTCTTGGGAAAACGGCTTGATCGACTGAAGATTCTAGTTTGGGAACCCAGTGGTTTTATTCTCTATTATAAACGGCTTGAGTCCGGTACGTTTAAATTACTAACAGGTAAATCCTCTTCTATTTACCTGAGTTATAGTGAATTTTCTTTGCTACTTGATGGCTTGGAAGTGTCAGTTACAAGACGCAGAAAACGCTATGAAAAACCACTTGAATAG
- a CDS encoding IS66 family transposase zinc-finger binding domain-containing protein, whose amino-acid sequence MTGTGDTTLLEQNAALIEEKKQLLEQVESLKAELSELKRLIYGSKRERFIPSDTNSKQLTLPLDEDIPAETPAKVKQTISYQRATIGEKQPQGSSRQVLPAHLPRKEVVLEPEVDTTHMRKIGEEITEELDMTPAKLFVRRYIRPRYVSKEEEFYVANLPARPIEIVPRRRYPRTWIISPYSGG is encoded by the coding sequence ATGACAGGAACAGGAGATACTACTTTATTAGAGCAAAATGCTGCATTGATAGAAGAGAAAAAACAACTCTTGGAGCAGGTTGAATCACTTAAAGCTGAGCTATCAGAATTGAAGCGATTGATATATGGTAGTAAACGAGAAAGGTTCATTCCTAGTGATACCAATAGCAAGCAACTCACTTTACCTTTAGATGAAGATATTCCAGCTGAAACACCTGCTAAAGTAAAACAAACCATTAGCTATCAAAGGGCTACTATTGGCGAAAAGCAGCCACAAGGCTCATCTCGTCAAGTGTTACCAGCACATCTACCTCGCAAAGAGGTAGTATTGGAGCCTGAAGTGGATACCACTCACATGCGTAAGATCGGAGAAGAAATTACTGAGGAGTTAGACATGACACCAGCTAAGTTGTTTGTTCGTCGCTACATCAGACCTCGTTATGTGAGTAAAGAAGAAGAATTTTATGTAGCCAACCTACCAGCCAGACCAATTGAAATCGTTCCACGACGGAGGTATCCCAGGACCTGGATTATTAGCCCATATTCTGGTGGATAA
- the tnpC gene encoding IS66 family transposase produces the protein MPSLAVRHLPFYRQQKRFNQLGIKIAPSTLGNWLKPACQLLDPLYEALRFEVLNNNYLQVDESPIKVLDDTKKGKTHRGYYWTYYSPEQQVVLFDYQKGRSREGPVNMLQGYEGYIQTDGYKVYDQLLEEEGMNIILVGCMAHVRRYFEKALDNDESRAKHALLLFQQLYAIEREARDNELDALQRYELRQEKSRPIMDLLGQWIVAEYPKVLPKSSIGKAMHYLAERYNKLYVYLNDGRLEIDCAATVTT, from the coding sequence TTGCCATCACTTGCAGTGCGCCATCTACCTTTTTACAGACAACAAAAAAGGTTTAACCAGTTAGGGATAAAGATTGCTCCTAGTACTTTAGGTAACTGGTTAAAGCCAGCTTGCCAGTTACTAGACCCTTTATATGAGGCATTGAGGTTTGAGGTATTGAATAATAATTACCTGCAAGTTGATGAAAGCCCAATTAAGGTGTTAGATGATACCAAAAAAGGAAAGACTCATCGTGGTTACTATTGGACTTATTATTCTCCAGAGCAACAGGTTGTTTTGTTTGATTACCAAAAAGGCAGATCTAGAGAAGGCCCTGTCAATATGCTACAAGGTTATGAAGGCTATATCCAAACAGATGGATACAAAGTTTATGATCAGCTCCTTGAAGAAGAAGGGATGAACATCATCCTTGTTGGATGTATGGCACACGTACGCAGATACTTTGAAAAAGCTTTGGATAACGATGAATCCAGAGCCAAACATGCCTTGCTATTATTCCAGCAATTGTATGCTATTGAACGTGAGGCAAGAGACAACGAGCTAGATGCCTTGCAACGATATGAACTTAGGCAAGAAAAATCTCGTCCAATCATGGATTTGTTGGGGCAATGGATTGTAGCTGAGTATCCTAAAGTATTGCCGAAATCTAGCATAGGTAAAGCCATGCATTACTTGGCAGAGAGATACAATAAACTGTATGTATATCTTAATGATGGCAGGTTAGAAATAGATTGCGCGGCAACCGTAACAAC